A window of Gammaproteobacteria bacterium genomic DNA:
GCGCCGGTGCGCTGCTTGGCGCCTTGCGTCTGGCGGCCCGGCCCTCCGGCGAGGGACTGGAGCGCGTGATAGGCTGGGCGGCGTTTGGCCTCGCGGTTGCCGCCTGCGTGTTTTCAACGGTGCATGTGCTGTGGCTGACCTTGCCGGTGCTGGTGCTCATCGGCTACGGACACACCAGCGCCGCGGCCTCGGCCAACGCGATGATTCAGTTACATACAGAAGACGCCTTGCGCGGGCGCGTCATGTCGATTTTCTCGATGAGTTTTCTGGGGCTTATGCCGATCGGCAGTTTGCTCGGCGGGTGGGCGGCTGAACATGTGGGAGCGTCCGCGACCATCACCTGGTTCGGGGTCGCCTGCGGATTAATGTCGTCGTTGTATTTGTGGTCGCTGTACAAGCCTGCACGTACCGATTCCCGGGCACGCCATGCCAATGGCCAAAGTCACGTGAATCGTTAAACCAGCGCTCGCAACCCTTGGACGAGCCGCCCGATGCCCGTAGTAACGGTTTCCTTGCGCAACGCGCCGTAGGCAATGCGCAAATAGCAGCCCGTTTCCGCACCGAACGCGGAACCCGGAATGACGGCTATTCGATACTCGCGGATCAGTCGCTCCACCAGCGTCATGTCCGGGATGTCGGTGTGTACGCGCAATAGGACATAGAATGCGCCCTCGGCGCGGGGCGGGTCGATTCGTCCCTCGAGTTCACCCAGTTGTCGGAGCACGGCTTGACGAACTTCGCCGATGCCGCGGATATTTTCGCGGGTGCAGGCCCAGTCCGACTCCAGCGCGCCCAGCGCGGCATGTTGCGCGACGGTGGGCGGGCAGATCAGTATGGTGTCCTGCACCTTGCCTACCGGTGAGATCAGTTGTTGCGGCAGCAGCATGTAGCCGATGCGCCAGCCCGCCAGCGCGTAGCCTTTTGAAAATGAGAATAACGAGAGCGTGAGTTCGTCCGCACCCGGCAGCGAGGCAGGGGAAAAATGCCGCGCGCCATCCCAGACGAAAGCCTCGTAAGCCTCGTCGCTGATGTGGTAGAGCCGGTACTTACGGCAAAGCGCGTTGACCTGTTCCAGCGCGGCTTGCGAATATATGGCGCCAGAGGGGTTATTGGGCGAAACGGTGACGATCACGCGGGTGCGCGCGGTGATGGCCGCTTCGATTAGGTCCGGGCGCAAATGATAATTTGCATCGGTGGAGACGGGCACCGCGCGGCAGCCACTCATGGTCACAGCCATTTCGTGGTTAAAGTAGTAAGGCGTAGGGAGGATGACTTCGTCGCCGGGCTCGGCGATGGCCAGCACCGCGTATAGAAACGCCATATTCGAGCCAGCCGTGATCATGATGCGATCTCGATCAGACACCGTGATGGCGTTGGTCGCGCCGAGCTTGTCGATCAGTGCCTCTCTGAGTTCGGGAAGCCCTTGCGCCTGACCGTAGCCGTGATTATCGGGGTCGGCGAGGCTCGCGTGAATGCGCGCGACTGCCTGGAGCGGCGGCGCGTAATGGACGACGCCTTGCCCTAAAGAGATGGTTCCGGGGTGCGCTCTTATCAGGGCCGCGATCGCCGGAATGATCGGCGGCTGCACCGCCTGTACGCGCAGGCTGGCGGCAAGGGCAACCTTGGCACGGGCGGAATTATTCATTTCTGGCATAACTGTTTCAGGCGCAAAGTATGGAAACAAATTCGGGGAAGCAGGTGCGGCCGCGCGCCTGTGCAAATCGCGTGCGCGGCGGTTCGAGGACCGCATGGCTGGCGGTGGCCTTAATATGGATCAGCGCCTGCGTTCACACACCGCCGTCAGACCAGCCCGAAGATGCTCCCGCGCATAAGCGCGACGCGGCGCCGCCCGTGACGCCGACGCCGTTCGAGGCCGAAGAAATGCCCGTCACTATCCCGAGCGAAGGCTGGTTTATCCTCGTCACCAAGGCCAGCCGTCAAATGGCCGTGTATTCCGACGGGGAGATCGTGCATCGCTATAACATCGGTCTGGGCTTTCAGCCTTCCGGTCACAAGCGCTGGGAAGGCGATGGCCGCACGCCGGAAGGAGATTATTCGGTGGCGATGAAAAATCCTCAGAGCCGCTATTTCCTCTCCCTGGGGCTAAACTACCCATTGCCCAGCGATGCGGCGGCAGGTTACGCGAAAGGTCGTATATCCCGGGAACAGTATCAGACGATCGAGGAAGCCCACAATGCTCGCAAAGTGCCGCCGTGGAATACCCGTCTGGGCGGCGAGATTTTCATCCACGGCCGCGGCGCCTCCAGCGACTGGACTCGCGGCTGCATCGCGCTGGAAAACGATGACATGCAGCAGCTTTATAACCTGGTCGATGTCGGCACACCAGTTACCATAATGCCCTGACCCACCATCTGCAAGCGCACCTGTCCGCATGATGAAATCTTTTTTCGCACCTACGGTCTCTGATACTATGTGGCGAAAGTACGCGACTGATAGATCATGCGGTCGGTCAAGCGTCAATAATAATACGAGAAATCAGGAACATGCTACGCGGCACAGCCGCATGGCGAAGGCGGGATGTCGGCAATGCTTGAATCCGGCGATTGACCGAGCAGTCAAGCAAGCTGAATTGATCTAGCACGGCCGCCTCACCGACAGGGACTTGGAATGTACGAATCTTATTACAAACTCCGTGATGAACCTTTCCGGCTGAGCCCGGATCCTTACTATTCCTTCAAGCACAGAAGTTACGTGCAGGCAGAGGGTTACCTGCGATACGGCGTGCAGCGTGCGGAGGGTATAGTCATGGTGACCGGTGTGCCCGGCACGGGCAAGAGCACGCTGGTCAGTGATCTGTTAAGTGATTTTCCGCCTTCGAAGTTGCTGACCGGTACCCTGGTCATAACGCGCCTGGAGACTGACGATCTGTTTCGAACAGTCGCGTTCGCCTTCAATCTGTCCGTCGAAGGCATGGATAGAGCCAGTGTGCTGCGTACCCTGGAGCTCTTCCTCACCGAAAACGCACAGGCCGGCAAGCGCGCCTTGCTGATAGTCGACGAGGCGCAGAATATGTCTATAGATGGGCTTGAAGACCTGCGACTCCTGACCAACCTGCAAAAGGGCAATCGGCCGCTGTTGCAGATCTTCCTGCTCGGCCAGGAAAGCCTGCGTGACAAGGTGCAGGATCCGAAGCTGAAACAGCTGTTGCAGCGGATCATTGCCGCGTCCCACCTCGATCCGCTGGAACCGGACGAAGCCCGGGATTACATTGAGCAGCGCTTGCAGCGCGCAGGCTGGCAGGGCGATCCCGAAATTACGGACGACGCCTTTATCCTGATTTACAAATACAGCAGCGGCATCCCGCGGCGTATTAACCAGCTTTGCAGCCGCCTGTTTCTGTATGGCAGCGTTGACGAAAAACATGTGCTGGAGGCGGCTGACGTGCAGGCCGTGCTGGAGGATTTCCGCAAGGAATTGCTATTGCCGGCTGACGAACAGCACGAAATCGAGGAGATTTCGCGCGCCTACACACGCGCCGCGAAGAGCGGCGCCAAAAGTGCCTCATACCAGCCGCGCGTGGTACCGCCCTCGGTGCGTCCAGTCGAACATGACAAGAGCGACGCGACACGACCACCAAACGCTGAGCGTTTTAATCGGGCAGAGAAATCCGGTGCGCCAGCGCGAGATAACCGTGTCGCCCCTGGGCGCGCGAA
This region includes:
- a CDS encoding L,D-transpeptidase, with the protein product MPVTIPSEGWFILVTKASRQMAVYSDGEIVHRYNIGLGFQPSGHKRWEGDGRTPEGDYSVAMKNPQSRYFLSLGLNYPLPSDAAAGYAKGRISREQYQTIEEAHNARKVPPWNTRLGGEIFIHGRGASSDWTRGCIALENDDMQQLYNLVDVGTPVTIMP
- a CDS encoding AAA family ATPase, translating into MYESYYKLRDEPFRLSPDPYYSFKHRSYVQAEGYLRYGVQRAEGIVMVTGVPGTGKSTLVSDLLSDFPPSKLLTGTLVITRLETDDLFRTVAFAFNLSVEGMDRASVLRTLELFLTENAQAGKRALLIVDEAQNMSIDGLEDLRLLTNLQKGNRPLLQIFLLGQESLRDKVQDPKLKQLLQRIIAASHLDPLEPDEARDYIEQRLQRAGWQGDPEITDDAFILIYKYSSGIPRRINQLCSRLFLYGSVDEKHVLEAADVQAVLEDFRKELLLPADEQHEIEEISRAYTRAAKSGAKSASYQPRVVPPSVRPVEHDKSDATRPPNAERFNRAEKSGAPARDNRVAPGRANQERGGGSPPHLQSVINQKSSVNEALKSLEEERTP
- a CDS encoding pyridoxal phosphate-dependent aminotransferase — translated: MNNSARAKVALAASLRVQAVQPPIIPAIAALIRAHPGTISLGQGVVHYAPPLQAVARIHASLADPDNHGYGQAQGLPELREALIDKLGATNAITVSDRDRIMITAGSNMAFLYAVLAIAEPGDEVILPTPYYFNHEMAVTMSGCRAVPVSTDANYHLRPDLIEAAITARTRVIVTVSPNNPSGAIYSQAALEQVNALCRKYRLYHISDEAYEAFVWDGARHFSPASLPGADELTLSLFSFSKGYALAGWRIGYMLLPQQLISPVGKVQDTILICPPTVAQHAALGALESDWACTRENIRGIGEVRQAVLRQLGELEGRIDPPRAEGAFYVLLRVHTDIPDMTLVERLIREYRIAVIPGSAFGAETGCYLRIAYGALRKETVTTGIGRLVQGLRALV